The Odocoileus virginianus isolate 20LAN1187 ecotype Illinois chromosome 12, Ovbor_1.2, whole genome shotgun sequence genome has a segment encoding these proteins:
- the FZD10 gene encoding frizzled-10 yields the protein MQRPGPRLWLVLQVMGSCAAISSMDMERPGDGKCQPIEIPMCRDIGYNTTRMPNLMGHENQREAAIQLHEFAPLVEYGCHGHLRFFLCSLYAPMCTEQVSTPIPACRVMCEQARLKCSPIMEQFNFKWPDSLDCSKLPNKNDPNYLCMEAPNNGSDEPARGSGMFPPLFRPQRPHSAQEHQLKDGGPGRAGCDNPGKFHHVEKSASCAPLCTPGVDVYWSRDDKRFAVVWLAVWSVLCFFSSAFTVLTFLIDPARFRYPERPIIFLSMCYCVYSVGYIIRLFAGAESIACDRDSGQLYVIQEGLESTGCTLVFLVLYYFGMASSLWWVILTLTWFLAAGKKWGHEAIEANSSYFHLAAWAIPAVKTILILVMRRVAGDELTGVCYVGNMDINALTGFVLIPLACYLIIGTSFILSGFVALFHIRRVMKTGGENTDKLEKLMVRIGVFSVLYTVPATCVIACYFYERLNVEYWKILATQHKCKMNNQTKNLDCLMSTSIPAVEIFMVKIFMLLVVGITSGMWVWTSKTLQSWQNVCSRRFKKKSRRKPASVITSSGIYKKAQHPPKTHLGKYEIPAQPPTCV from the coding sequence ATGCAGCGCCCGGGCCCCCGGCTGTGGCTCGTCCTGCAGGTGATGGGCTCGTGTGCCGCCATCAGCTCCATGGACATGGAGCGGCCGGGTGACGGCAAGTGCCAGCCCATCGAGATCCCGATGTGCAGGGACATTGGCTACAACACGACCCGCATGCCCAACCTCATGGGCCATGAGAATCAGCGCGAGGCCGCCATCCAGCTGCACGAGTTCGCGCCGCTGGTGGAGTACGGCTGCCACGGCCACCTCCGCTTCTTTCTGTGTTCCCTGTACGCGCCCATGTGCACCGAGCAAGTCTCCACCCCTATCCCCGCCTGCCGGGTCATGTGCGAGCAGGCCCGGCTCAAGTGCTCCCCGATCATGGAGCAGTTCAACTTCAAGTGGCCcgactccctggactgcagcaaacTCCCCAACAAGAACGACCCCAATTACCTGTGCATGGAGGCGCCCAACAACGGTTCGGACGAGCCCGCGCGGGGCTCGGGCATGTTCCCGCCGCTCTTCAGGCCGCAGCGACCCCACAGCGCGCAGGAGCACCAGCTGAAGGATGGGGGGCCGGGGCGCGCCGGCTGCGACAACCCGGGCAAGTTTCACCACGTGGAGAAGAGCGCGTCGTGCGCGCCGCTCTGCACGCCGGGCGTGGACGTGTACTGGAGCCGCGACGACAAGCGCTTCGCGGTGGTCTGGCTGGCTGTCTGGTCCGTGCTCTGCTTCTTCTCCAGCGCCTTCACCGTGCTCACCTTCCTCATCGACCCAGCGCGCTTCCGGTACCCCGAGCGCCCCATCATCTTCCTGTCCATGTGCTACTGCGTCTACTCGGTGGGCTACATCATCCGCCTCTTTGCGGGCGCCGAGAGCATCGCCTGCGACCGGGACAGCGGACAGCTGTATGTCATCCAGGAGGGTCTGGAGAGCACGGGCTGCACCTTGGTCTTCCTGGTCCTTTACTACTTCGGCATGGCCAGCTCCCTGTGGTGGGTGATTCTCACCCTCACCTGGTTCCTGGCCGCGGGCAAGAAGTGGGGCCACGAGGCCATCGAGGCCAACAGCAGCTACTTCCACCTGGCCGCCTGGGCCATTCCGGCCGTGAAGACCATTCTGATCTTGGTGATGCGCCGGGTGGCGGGGGACGAGCTGACCGGCGTCTGCTATGTGGGCAACATGGACATCAACGCCCTCACTGGCTTCGTGCTCATCCCCCTGGCCTGTTACCTCATCATCGGCACTTCCTTTATTCTCTCGGGCTTCGTGGCCCTTTTCCACATCCGGAGGGTGATGAAAACGGGTGGGGAGAACACGGACAAGCTCGAGAAGCTCATGGTGCGCATCGGGGTCTTCTCCGTGCTCTACACGGTGCCGGCCACTTGTGTGATTGCCTGCTACTTTTACGAACGCCTCAACGTGGAGTACTGGAAAATCCTGGCCACGCAGCACAAGTGCAAAATGAACAACCAGACTAAAAACCTGGACTGTCTGATGAGCACCTCCATCCCCGCGGTGGAGATCTTCATGGTGAAGATTTTCATGCTGCTGGTGGTGGGCATCACCAGCGGCATGTGGGTCTGGACATCTAAGACTCTGCAGTCCTGGCAGAACGTTTGCAGCCGCAGGTTCAAGAAAAAGAGCCGGAGAAAACCGGCCAGCGTGATCACCAGCAGTGGAATTTACAAAAAAGCCCAGCATCCCCCCAAAACCCATCTCGGGAAATATGAAATCCCCGCCCAGCCTCCCACCTGTGTGTAA